Proteins from one Paenibacillus amylolyticus genomic window:
- a CDS encoding response regulator, with protein sequence MMNLMVVDDEYSAVESIAVSIPWREHGIGQVFKAYSVKEALEHMAAHQIHIIITDIRMPGLSGLDLVSHIRQKWEQTKCIILSGHASFDYAKQALKHGTVSYLLKPVRDEELIESVQQAAVQIRLEGEKQMLHQRAMYSVREHLPEKRAELMKDVLLGHKFANAELVGKLEQLEIGFRPQDKMQLLLIRYDDQQPTHKAFRLMKYAISNVVEEIYGSTYHLCHTDDAYDDLVFMASPKQTQAEPEMLMGRLGERLIHSVRQYLNATISLSVSRMGRFPDQVPQLYHQAVSALRKQAEAGKGLHLNAAAATNGATLKSLAALYEPPGLTTLMEAGRMEDAHRKIDQIFAELSNSVFPEHVYVAFHYLAAAFSTMAHREGRQLTEVLGEQYQQLLKDGYGISLRSLETWTRSVMQQWAESTSDAGQDAGSTLIRQVQQWIDHHLGEDLSLQVIAGEVHLHPVYLSKMYKQSTGEGISDYIIRSRMERAVHLLKHTAMKIYEVGQEVGYNNTPYFIQVFRKHYGLTPQDFRNG encoded by the coding sequence ATGATGAATCTGATGGTCGTGGATGATGAATATTCGGCAGTGGAGTCGATCGCTGTCTCCATACCGTGGAGAGAACACGGGATTGGTCAGGTATTCAAAGCTTATTCAGTCAAAGAGGCTCTGGAACATATGGCAGCACATCAGATCCATATTATTATCACGGATATCCGCATGCCGGGTCTGTCCGGTCTGGATCTGGTCAGTCACATCAGGCAAAAATGGGAACAGACGAAATGTATTATTTTATCGGGGCATGCTTCCTTCGATTATGCGAAGCAGGCGCTCAAACATGGGACAGTCAGTTATCTGCTCAAACCGGTCCGGGATGAGGAACTGATCGAATCCGTGCAGCAGGCCGCCGTGCAGATTCGCCTGGAGGGTGAGAAACAAATGCTGCATCAGCGGGCCATGTATTCGGTAAGGGAACATCTGCCGGAGAAGCGGGCGGAGCTGATGAAGGATGTATTGTTAGGACATAAATTTGCGAATGCCGAACTTGTAGGCAAGCTGGAGCAACTGGAGATCGGGTTCCGTCCACAGGATAAAATGCAACTGCTGCTCATCCGGTATGATGACCAACAACCCACACATAAAGCGTTTCGACTGATGAAGTACGCCATCTCCAATGTGGTGGAAGAGATCTACGGCAGTACCTATCATCTCTGCCATACGGATGACGCCTACGACGATCTGGTTTTTATGGCAAGTCCGAAACAAACCCAAGCCGAACCGGAAATGCTAATGGGCCGACTTGGAGAGCGGTTGATCCACAGTGTAAGGCAGTATCTGAACGCGACCATTTCCCTGTCCGTTAGTCGTATGGGGCGTTTCCCGGATCAGGTGCCTCAGCTATATCATCAAGCGGTGAGCGCGCTTCGCAAGCAGGCCGAAGCTGGCAAAGGACTGCATCTGAATGCGGCGGCAGCAACCAACGGGGCCACATTGAAATCACTTGCGGCACTGTACGAACCGCCGGGTCTGACGACTTTAATGGAAGCGGGACGCATGGAGGATGCACACCGCAAGATTGATCAGATCTTTGCCGAACTGTCGAACAGTGTGTTCCCGGAGCATGTGTATGTGGCTTTTCATTATCTGGCGGCGGCATTCTCAACGATGGCTCATCGGGAAGGAAGACAGTTAACCGAAGTGCTTGGCGAGCAGTATCAGCAATTGCTCAAGGACGGCTATGGTATCTCGCTGCGTAGTCTGGAAACGTGGACTCGGTCTGTGATGCAGCAGTGGGCTGAGAGCACCAGCGATGCGGGTCAGGATGCCGGATCAACGCTGATTCGGCAGGTGCAGCAATGGATTGATCATCATCTGGGCGAGGATCTGTCGTTGCAGGTCATTGCCGGAGAGGTGCATCTGCATCCGGTATATCTGTCGAAAATGTACAAACAATCCACAGGTGAAGGCATCAGTGATTACATTATCCGTTCCAGAATGGAACGTGCGGTTCATTTGCTCAAGCACACAGCGATGAAGATCTATGAAGTCGGTCAGGAAGTGGGGTACAATAACACGCCTTATTTCATCCAGGTGTTCCGCAAACATTATGGACTGACCCCGCAAGATTTTCGGAACGGTTAA
- a CDS encoding extracellular solute-binding protein — MQLGAKEEPAKEAAAPLALQDGKYEPAVQMSYLRAWNDDTKFKNGETAQNNVHTKWAKERLGIDLTTPWAVSVTNDAFYTKLRLSLSANEELPDIVSIRGDYNLVRELIESGKFANAGELFDKYASDTWKQAAESAPEEWYPYMYEGERYGIPIFDYAYNGDSVMFIREDWLKKLGLEEPKTMDELVTVMDAFTNQDPDGNGKNDTYGLTVGMKNALNTWMTESGWIFGMYNTMPGQWNDAGDGTLQYGSIQPGVKEGLATMKDWLSKGYLPKEAGVYDEIKAAELFTAGKAGIIVGPHWMPNWPIDDVKKNVDGATYKAIALPTGPTGESHQHGSGASNGVVLINKDMANPEIFFTYQNYLFDNFANPEVGSEFEHGFAQGYDYDIVDGKVVGEAEVKDGVSPLKYTITYDGARIPNLMMDTLAELAKGKEPETPFEKNTKIANKPEVFAAAEVVVANKDNAIKNKFTGAPTETMKMKKDAIEKLEKDTFSKIIYGQVGIEEFDTFVTKWKSMGGDAITAEVNEWYKTVN, encoded by the coding sequence ATGCAGTTGGGGGCCAAGGAAGAACCAGCGAAAGAAGCCGCTGCACCACTTGCTCTGCAAGATGGAAAGTATGAACCGGCGGTACAGATGAGTTATTTGCGGGCCTGGAATGATGATACGAAATTCAAGAATGGGGAGACCGCACAGAACAATGTGCATACCAAATGGGCCAAGGAACGACTTGGCATCGATCTGACCACACCGTGGGCTGTATCGGTTACCAATGATGCATTTTATACGAAATTGCGCTTGTCCCTGTCCGCTAACGAAGAACTGCCGGATATCGTCTCCATACGGGGAGATTACAATCTGGTACGAGAATTAATTGAGTCCGGCAAGTTTGCGAATGCAGGCGAATTGTTTGACAAGTATGCTTCGGACACCTGGAAACAGGCAGCCGAATCGGCACCGGAAGAATGGTATCCATACATGTACGAGGGCGAGCGTTATGGCATTCCAATCTTCGATTATGCCTATAACGGTGATTCGGTCATGTTCATCCGTGAAGACTGGCTGAAGAAGCTGGGACTGGAAGAACCCAAAACCATGGATGAGCTGGTGACGGTCATGGATGCTTTTACGAATCAGGACCCTGATGGAAACGGCAAAAACGATACGTATGGTCTGACCGTCGGTATGAAAAATGCGCTGAATACCTGGATGACGGAATCCGGCTGGATCTTTGGCATGTATAACACGATGCCTGGACAGTGGAATGATGCCGGAGATGGCACACTGCAATATGGCTCCATCCAGCCAGGTGTGAAGGAAGGCCTGGCAACCATGAAAGATTGGTTGTCCAAAGGTTACCTGCCCAAAGAAGCAGGTGTCTATGACGAGATCAAGGCAGCAGAACTGTTTACCGCAGGTAAGGCAGGTATTATCGTGGGGCCGCACTGGATGCCAAACTGGCCGATTGATGATGTGAAGAAAAATGTGGACGGTGCCACCTACAAGGCCATTGCCTTACCTACAGGGCCAACAGGCGAGAGCCACCAACATGGTTCCGGGGCAAGCAACGGAGTGGTGCTGATCAACAAGGATATGGCAAATCCGGAGATTTTCTTCACGTATCAGAATTATCTGTTCGACAACTTTGCCAATCCGGAAGTCGGTAGCGAGTTCGAACATGGCTTCGCGCAAGGGTATGACTATGACATCGTGGACGGCAAAGTGGTTGGTGAAGCCGAAGTGAAGGACGGTGTATCACCACTCAAATATACGATTACGTATGATGGTGCACGGATTCCGAATCTGATGATGGATACGCTGGCAGAACTTGCGAAGGGCAAAGAGCCGGAGACGCCTTTTGAGAAAAATACGAAGATTGCCAACAAACCTGAAGTCTTTGCAGCCGCTGAAGTCGTCGTTGCGAATAAAGATAATGCGATCAAGAACAAGTTCACCGGGGCTCCGACGGAGACGATGAAAATGAAGAAGGACGCGATCGAAAAGCTGGAGAAGGATACGTTCAGCAAGATCATCTATGGTCAAGTGGGCATTGAGGAATTTGATACGTTTGTGACAAAGTGGAAGTCCATGGGCGGCGATGCTATTACCGCCGAAGTGAACGAGTGGTATAAGACAGTCAATTAA